The following nucleotide sequence is from Caldicellulosiruptor saccharolyticus DSM 8903.
ATACAACTTTCCGAAGTTTAGCGTGATAACATCCATATTCAGAATACCAGCTGATATGACAGTAAAAGCACAGGCATCAGCAGTTGTACAGGAGGTGCCATAATGCCAGGTCTTAAAAAAATAGTCTGGCTTATAACCACCTTTTTTATTCTCACTGGTATTTTTCTGGGGGTTTTGTTATCCGAAAGGCGTCCGCAACTTCCCCAGCTTGTAAGGACACAGCAGCAAAAAACAGAAGCAACATCAAATCAAGAAGAATGGAAAAAAGAATATGTGAGAAGCAAATACAAGCTTGTTCCTGCATACGACACAACAGAAAGGTATGATATAGAGATTTTAGTCGCAAAAGGTGGACACAGTCTGGCAAAAGCAGAAGATATGGCAAAAATACTTGTAGCTGACTTACGCATAGAAAACAACTGGGTAGTGTTCAAGCAAAACAAAAAAGAAATAAAACTCATGCTCGAAAATCCAAAAGCTGTAGGTTGGGCAGTAGCAAAGGACAATGAGCTTAAAAAAGCAGAGTTTAGACTCCCCTACCCTGCAAGAAAGCTGGACGGTAAAATTTACGTGCCTGTCAGGTCGGTATTAAGACTTTTCGGTTATGGAGTGAGATTTGAGAAAAATACAAGGCTTATATACTTTGGCTATGGCTTGAAAGTGGACGACATGTGTCTTGTATTTGAAAGGTTTGTCGACCAGAAGTAAAGGAAGGACTGAAAAAGATGATATATATAGCAACAGGTTTTGCTGAGTTCGATATAAGGCTTTCTTCAGAAATAGAAAATTCAAAAGTGATATTCTACCGGGACTTTCTAAGACAGACAGATGACTATTCAGTAGTGGTAATTTCGACATTTTTCGACAGGCATACAAATAAGGAAGAAGACCGATCAGAGTTTATAAATCTCTTGTTTTCGTTGCGCGCAAGAGACAAAAGAGTAATTTTGCTCGTTGACGAAGATGACAGAGAAGTTTTAACAAGTGCACTTGCGCTTGGGATATACGATATAGTTATGTATCCTGCTGAAGTTTCAGATGTGGTTTACAGAATAAAAAATCCAGCAACTTTTTCAAGCGTTAAAAGCCTGTTTGAAATGCTCAAAGTTGTTGAGCATGTAGGTTTTGAAGATGTCCTGAAGGTAAAAGACACATTCAAAGAGAGGTTTGAAACAAAAGCAG
It contains:
- a CDS encoding stalk domain-containing protein, yielding MPGLKKIVWLITTFFILTGIFLGVLLSERRPQLPQLVRTQQQKTEATSNQEEWKKEYVRSKYKLVPAYDTTERYDIEILVAKGGHSLAKAEDMAKILVADLRIENNWVVFKQNKKEIKLMLENPKAVGWAVAKDNELKKAEFRLPYPARKLDGKIYVPVRSVLRLFGYGVRFEKNTRLIYFGYGLKVDDMCLVFERFVDQK